A stretch of Myxococcus hansupus DNA encodes these proteins:
- a CDS encoding DUF4388 domain-containing protein encodes MALHGDLFSYPLPEFLQWLDSSRKTGTLQLSWEAGERKLFLLSGQVGATAAEGLRGRVARLLTLSKLASGTKVLAAFDELARTPDVDAAFDIHGIQARWIRDLGREELFAAMMDLTIAGRGTFHWTEDADRSGEDWVPSDMSIRELLFESLRWVDEQSDVDKALPIDALSVRALSPPSPSQPLMHRIILGLCATPQNLGRLRLSMGVSRSSVTRRVHELLRAKLVEVDGAPQVEADPVAEMLEKGAVLMREGQFDAAGIVCTSLLASDPADRRVREFARLVQREHVAALYADLPPLSVPHMIHDPQGQALLKPEERQIAGLVNGTWDVSTLVLASPARELETLKTLAKLQRMGLLQLGYPR; translated from the coding sequence ATGGCCCTCCACGGCGACCTCTTCAGCTATCCGCTTCCTGAGTTCCTTCAATGGTTGGACAGCTCCCGCAAGACGGGAACGCTCCAGCTTTCCTGGGAGGCCGGTGAGCGCAAGCTCTTCCTGCTGTCTGGCCAGGTGGGGGCCACCGCGGCCGAAGGGCTTCGCGGGCGCGTGGCCCGGCTCCTCACCCTGTCCAAGCTGGCGTCGGGCACGAAGGTGCTCGCGGCCTTCGACGAGCTGGCGCGCACGCCGGACGTGGACGCCGCGTTCGACATCCACGGCATCCAGGCGCGGTGGATTCGCGACCTGGGCCGGGAGGAGCTGTTCGCCGCGATGATGGACCTGACCATCGCCGGCCGAGGCACCTTCCACTGGACGGAGGACGCGGACCGCTCGGGGGAGGACTGGGTTCCGTCCGACATGAGCATCCGGGAGCTGCTCTTCGAGTCCCTGCGTTGGGTGGACGAGCAGTCCGACGTGGACAAGGCGCTGCCCATCGACGCGCTCAGCGTCCGCGCGCTGTCACCGCCCAGCCCGAGCCAGCCGCTGATGCACCGGATCATCCTGGGGCTGTGCGCGACGCCGCAGAACCTGGGGCGCCTGCGCCTGTCCATGGGGGTGTCCCGTTCGTCGGTGACGCGCCGGGTGCATGAGCTGCTGCGCGCGAAGCTGGTGGAGGTGGACGGGGCGCCGCAGGTGGAGGCGGACCCCGTGGCGGAGATGCTGGAGAAGGGCGCGGTGCTGATGCGCGAGGGCCAGTTCGACGCCGCGGGCATCGTCTGCACGTCCCTGCTGGCCAGCGACCCGGCGGACCGGCGCGTGCGCGAGTTCGCGCGGCTGGTGCAGCGCGAGCACGTGGCCGCGCTCTACGCGGACCTGCCGCCGCTGTCCGTGCCGCACATGATTCATGACCCCCAGGGCCAGGCGCTGCTCAAGCCGGAGGAGCGGCAGATCGCCGGGCTGGTGAATGGCACCTGGGACGTGTCCACGCTGGTGCTCGCCAGTCCGGCGCGGGAGCTGGAGACGCTGAAGACGCTGGCGAAGCTCCAGCGGATGGGGCTGTTGCAGCTCGGCTACCCGCGCTGA
- the rpmB gene encoding 50S ribosomal protein L28: protein MAWKCDICGKRPLVGNNVSHANNKTKKRTLPNLQKVRASVQGSTQRVLACTRCIKAGKVTKAA from the coding sequence ATGGCGTGGAAGTGTGACATCTGTGGCAAGCGTCCGCTGGTCGGCAACAACGTCAGCCACGCGAACAACAAGACGAAGAAGCGGACCCTGCCGAATCTCCAGAAGGTTCGGGCCAGTGTGCAGGGCAGCACCCAGCGCGTTCTCGCGTGCACCCGCTGCATCAAGGCGGGCAAGGTGACGAAGGCCGCTTGA
- a CDS encoding iron chaperone, whose protein sequence is MTKIADHDAYIAAAPEPFQPALKQLRALLARVLPEAEEVVAYNMPGFKLGGSVVAGYAAFSKQCGLYLHPSAISEHAEEIAAAGLKATKTGITFSPRKPIPDDLVERLARASRKGAGA, encoded by the coding sequence ATGACGAAGATCGCTGATCACGACGCCTACATCGCCGCGGCGCCCGAGCCCTTCCAGCCCGCGCTGAAGCAGTTGCGCGCCCTCCTGGCCCGCGTCCTGCCGGAAGCGGAGGAGGTCGTGGCCTACAACATGCCGGGCTTCAAGCTCGGTGGCTCGGTTGTCGCGGGCTATGCGGCGTTCAGCAAGCAGTGCGGGCTGTATCTCCATCCCAGCGCCATTTCCGAACATGCCGAGGAGATCGCGGCCGCCGGCCTGAAGGCGACCAAGACCGGCATCACCTTTTCGCCGCGCAAACCCATCCCGGACGACCTCGTCGAACGACTGGCGCGGGCGTCACGGAAGGGTGCCGGAGCCTGA
- a CDS encoding GTP-binding protein: protein MSSVNLMAREVAAKIVFYGPGLSGKTTSLRKIYETVRPAHRGEMMSIATEGDRTLFFDFLPVKVERVGDCSVRLALYTVPGQVFYNATRKLVLQGADGVVFVADSQPEAMDANRESLANLEENLFEHGIRLDRFPLVMQWNKRDLDGVLPVEVLRQELNPRGVPELETSAANGRGVLDTLKAITRLVIKDLRAKRIVPPPRPAAGAQPAGLEAQLTQHLQHRQQPGTPPQAAAQAAGPVPRVAPVVAVVPPPRVEPAPIPTPQPGPKLLGAASALAPGDMFDHARAAEAAFMTGDYSTCVTACSDAIRRALAFAGEGSLGQQAFLLRVDGADLLRLQGLSTQQHLRVDDAAFSLYVMMQVFVRLNAVGLPSAE from the coding sequence GTGAGCAGCGTCAATCTGATGGCCCGCGAAGTGGCCGCGAAAATCGTTTTCTATGGACCGGGCCTGTCCGGGAAGACGACCTCTCTCAGGAAGATCTACGAGACGGTCCGCCCCGCGCACCGCGGCGAGATGATGTCCATCGCCACGGAGGGGGACCGGACGCTCTTCTTCGACTTCTTGCCGGTGAAGGTGGAGCGCGTGGGCGACTGCTCCGTGCGGCTCGCGCTCTACACCGTGCCGGGCCAGGTCTTCTACAACGCCACCCGCAAGCTGGTGCTCCAGGGCGCGGACGGCGTGGTGTTCGTCGCGGACTCTCAGCCGGAGGCCATGGACGCCAACCGCGAGTCCCTGGCGAACCTGGAGGAGAACCTCTTCGAACACGGCATCCGGTTGGATCGCTTCCCGCTGGTGATGCAGTGGAACAAGCGGGACCTGGACGGCGTGCTGCCCGTGGAGGTGCTCCGCCAGGAGCTCAACCCGCGCGGCGTCCCGGAGCTGGAGACCTCCGCCGCCAACGGCCGCGGGGTGCTCGACACGCTCAAGGCCATCACCCGGCTGGTCATCAAGGACCTGCGCGCCAAGCGCATCGTCCCGCCGCCCCGCCCCGCCGCGGGCGCGCAGCCCGCGGGTCTGGAAGCGCAGCTCACCCAGCACCTCCAGCACCGGCAGCAGCCCGGCACCCCGCCCCAGGCCGCGGCCCAGGCGGCAGGCCCGGTGCCTCGCGTGGCCCCGGTGGTGGCCGTGGTGCCCCCGCCCCGCGTGGAGCCGGCGCCCATCCCCACGCCCCAGCCCGGTCCCAAGCTGCTGGGCGCCGCGAGCGCGCTCGCGCCCGGCGACATGTTCGACCACGCCCGCGCCGCGGAGGCCGCGTTCATGACGGGGGACTACTCCACCTGCGTCACCGCGTGCTCGGACGCCATCCGCCGGGCCCTGGCCTTCGCGGGCGAGGGATCCCTGGGACAACAGGCCTTCCTGCTCCGCGTGGACGGGGCGGACCTGCTCCGGCTCCAGGGCCTGTCCACCCAGCAGCACCTGCGCGTGGATGACGCCGCCTTCTCCCTCTACGTGATGATGCAGGTGTTCGTGCGGCTCAACGCGGTGGGCCTGCCCAGCGCGGAGTAG
- a CDS encoding HAD family hydrolase: MTSALSPLRAVVFDMDGTLVDNMRFHNEAWVSFARKLGLPLTAEDFQSRYAGKKNEEIIPELLGRPVAPDEVERIAEEKESHYRTLYRPHLQLHRGAEAFIQRLRDARCPAAIATAAPQGNRELVLDGLGIRSLFASIVGAEQVARGKPAPDIFLAAAKALGVEPTACLAFEDAVLGVMSAREAGMTVVGLTTGAPEADLRQAGAHWVLQDFTTLPPELEQRLFGAAAR, encoded by the coding sequence ATGACCTCCGCACTGTCTCCCCTGCGAGCCGTCGTCTTCGACATGGACGGCACCCTCGTCGACAACATGCGCTTCCACAACGAAGCGTGGGTCTCGTTCGCCCGGAAGCTCGGCCTGCCACTGACCGCCGAGGACTTCCAGAGCCGTTACGCCGGCAAGAAGAACGAGGAGATCATCCCGGAGCTGCTCGGCCGCCCGGTCGCCCCGGACGAGGTGGAGCGCATCGCCGAGGAGAAGGAGAGCCACTACCGCACCCTCTACCGGCCCCACCTCCAGCTCCACCGGGGCGCGGAGGCGTTCATCCAGCGCCTGCGTGACGCCCGCTGCCCCGCGGCCATCGCCACCGCGGCGCCCCAGGGCAACCGCGAGCTGGTGCTGGATGGGCTCGGCATCCGGTCGCTGTTCGCCAGCATCGTCGGCGCCGAACAGGTGGCGCGGGGCAAGCCCGCCCCCGACATCTTCCTGGCCGCCGCGAAGGCGCTGGGCGTGGAGCCCACCGCGTGCCTCGCCTTCGAGGACGCGGTGCTGGGTGTCATGTCCGCGCGCGAGGCCGGCATGACGGTGGTGGGTTTGACCACCGGCGCCCCCGAGGCCGACCTCCGTCAGGCCGGCGCGCACTGGGTTCTCCAGGACTTCACCACGCTGCCTCCAGAGCTGGAGCAGCGGCTCTTCGGCGCCGCCGCGCGCTGA
- a CDS encoding NAD(P)-binding protein, whose protein sequence is MATSSAKLKLPAGPSRHVYDVIVLGSQLGGALAAALLAKRNHRVLLVEHDGMGPGYEHGGYVLPYAPFVSPPLKAMPAVEEALTELGITGLVQRALRPHAPELQLLMPRGRLDLHGDATRRKAEVARELGDEGPSLLGALSGAAAQHESSDAFFKAGPALPPDGFFEGWGLKKLIRAHPGLDTPPQLTGDAPAVSLVRGLLPFVSHLERPESALAQSRAMSQVLAAPSFFTGGHEGLREMLARRVAELGGDVLGRDNPAGFIVEELAFDGSKFAGMKLMRSDTVYRAACLVAATDAGALRRLVNDKKHHRGLLEHLDQSNTKSLLFSVNWVVPESALPRGLGELALLDTGDAELGPLLIQVHPARAAQTQGGKEAKATEGMRVVCAGAFVPASARDLGEEHLQGLATRIDEHLDALMPFTAQHRLLRSAPYLDAGGVRGSRLMPHPLFSFESEAFLGVTGLTQRTPAKNILLASREVLPGLGLEGELLAGIRAARLVQDMLKKKDPLKG, encoded by the coding sequence ATGGCGACGTCCTCTGCCAAGCTCAAGCTTCCCGCCGGGCCGTCCCGGCATGTCTACGACGTCATCGTGCTCGGCAGTCAGTTGGGCGGTGCGCTCGCGGCGGCCCTCCTGGCGAAGCGCAACCACCGCGTGCTGCTGGTGGAGCACGACGGCATGGGGCCCGGTTACGAGCACGGTGGCTACGTGCTCCCCTACGCCCCCTTCGTCTCCCCGCCCCTCAAGGCCATGCCCGCCGTCGAGGAGGCCCTCACCGAGCTGGGCATCACCGGCCTGGTGCAACGCGCGCTGCGGCCCCATGCGCCAGAGCTCCAGCTCCTCATGCCCCGCGGCCGCCTGGACCTCCACGGCGACGCGACCCGCCGCAAGGCGGAGGTGGCGCGAGAGCTGGGCGACGAGGGCCCGTCCCTGCTGGGCGCCCTGAGCGGCGCCGCCGCGCAGCACGAATCCAGCGATGCCTTCTTCAAGGCGGGCCCCGCCCTGCCCCCGGACGGGTTCTTCGAGGGCTGGGGCCTGAAGAAGCTCATCCGGGCCCACCCGGGCCTGGACACGCCGCCCCAGCTCACCGGCGACGCCCCGGCCGTGTCATTGGTTCGCGGCCTGCTGCCCTTCGTCAGCCACCTGGAGCGCCCCGAGTCCGCGCTCGCGCAGTCGCGCGCCATGTCCCAGGTCCTCGCGGCCCCGTCCTTCTTCACGGGCGGGCATGAAGGGCTGCGAGAGATGCTCGCCCGCCGGGTGGCGGAGCTGGGAGGCGACGTGCTCGGCCGCGACAACCCCGCGGGGTTCATCGTGGAGGAGCTGGCCTTCGACGGCAGCAAGTTCGCGGGCATGAAGCTGATGCGCTCGGACACCGTGTACCGCGCGGCCTGCCTGGTGGCGGCGACGGACGCGGGCGCGCTGCGGCGGCTGGTGAACGACAAGAAGCACCACCGCGGCCTGCTGGAGCACCTGGATCAGTCGAACACCAAGTCCCTCCTCTTCAGCGTCAACTGGGTGGTTCCGGAGTCCGCGTTGCCACGGGGCCTGGGCGAGCTGGCGCTGCTGGACACGGGCGACGCGGAGCTGGGGCCGCTGCTGATCCAGGTCCACCCCGCGCGCGCGGCGCAGACCCAGGGCGGCAAGGAGGCCAAGGCCACGGAGGGCATGCGCGTGGTGTGCGCGGGCGCCTTCGTGCCGGCCTCCGCGAGGGATTTGGGCGAAGAGCACCTCCAGGGGCTGGCCACGCGCATCGACGAGCACCTGGACGCGCTGATGCCCTTCACCGCGCAGCACCGCCTGCTGCGCTCCGCGCCCTACCTGGACGCGGGCGGCGTGCGGGGCAGCCGGCTGATGCCACATCCCCTGTTCAGCTTCGAGTCGGAAGCCTTCCTCGGCGTCACGGGTTTGACCCAGCGCACGCCGGCGAAGAACATCCTGCTCGCCAGCAGGGAAGTCCTTCCCGGTCTCGGGCTGGAAGGCGAGCTGCTCGCGGGCATCCGGGCCGCACGGCTGGTGCAAGACATGTTGAAGAAGAAGGATCCGCTCAAGGGCTGA
- a CDS encoding metalloenzyme, with protein MAAPSASRIESPAARVALLFIDGVGIGRKDPAINPLAHREHLLSHFEDAPSPPLPHSGRCIPVDTTFGVPGRPQSASNQTAILTGDPAPVLLGRHVLGYPNAPLRGLMADRSIVRRLGAAGRTATFANAYPAPYLDALGVPRRPSHSPPEFVLAPEARRKVRPSASKLAFAAGGVPLRTLDDARAGDGLTHDITGASARAYGLPAPERSPEEAAAIFWKVASGADFTFFEHYLADEAGHAQDWTAALAALDAFDAFTRAVAASRPAGARVLVCSDHGNVEDLSTRGHTLHPVPVLYFGPPAPEVESFSTVADVGRAVLSWLGAE; from the coding sequence ATGGCAGCTCCGTCCGCATCGAGGATAGAGTCCCCCGCCGCGCGCGTCGCGCTCCTGTTCATCGATGGTGTGGGCATTGGCCGAAAGGACCCGGCCATCAATCCGCTCGCCCACCGGGAGCACCTGCTCTCCCACTTCGAGGACGCCCCGAGCCCGCCCCTGCCCCATTCGGGCCGCTGCATCCCCGTGGACACCACCTTCGGCGTCCCCGGGCGGCCCCAGTCCGCGTCCAACCAGACGGCCATCCTCACGGGGGACCCGGCCCCCGTGCTGCTGGGCCGCCACGTGCTCGGGTACCCCAATGCGCCGCTGCGGGGGTTGATGGCGGACCGCTCCATCGTCCGGAGGCTGGGCGCCGCGGGCCGCACCGCCACCTTCGCCAACGCCTACCCCGCGCCCTACCTGGACGCGCTGGGCGTCCCCCGCCGGCCCAGCCATTCGCCGCCGGAGTTCGTCCTCGCGCCCGAGGCCCGCCGCAAGGTGAGGCCCTCCGCCTCCAAGCTGGCCTTCGCCGCGGGCGGCGTCCCCCTGCGGACGCTCGATGACGCCCGCGCCGGGGACGGCCTCACCCACGACATCACCGGCGCCAGCGCCCGGGCCTACGGACTGCCCGCGCCGGAGCGCTCGCCCGAGGAAGCCGCCGCCATTTTCTGGAAGGTGGCCTCGGGCGCGGACTTCACCTTCTTCGAACACTACCTGGCGGACGAGGCCGGCCACGCCCAGGACTGGACGGCGGCCCTGGCCGCGCTCGACGCCTTCGACGCCTTCACCCGCGCGGTGGCGGCCTCCCGGCCCGCCGGCGCCCGCGTGCTGGTGTGCAGCGACCACGGCAACGTGGAGGACCTGTCCACGCGAGGCCACACGCTTCACCCCGTCCCCGTGCTCTACTTCGGCCCACCCGCGCCCGAGGTGGAGTCCTTCTCCACCGTGGCCGACGTCGGACGCGCGGTGCTGAGCTGGTTGGGTGCGGAGTGA
- the purN gene encoding phosphoribosylglycinamide formyltransferase — protein sequence MSSARVRLGVLVSGSGSNLQALLDACAREDFPAEVACVVSNVPTAFALERARKAGVPAVVVDHKAHATKADFEQALREALRAANVEWVCLAGFMRLLSADFLGHYAGRVLNIHPSLLPAFPGLNAQRQALERGVKVAGCTVHFVDAGTDTGPIIAQAAVPVLPDDDEKALGSRILAEEHRLYPLAVRLAVTGKVTLDGVRTRVEAPATVGELALRSPGATVEPR from the coding sequence ATGAGCAGCGCGCGGGTCCGCCTGGGCGTGTTGGTGTCGGGCAGCGGGAGCAATCTGCAAGCGCTGCTGGATGCCTGCGCGCGGGAGGACTTCCCCGCGGAGGTCGCCTGCGTGGTGTCCAACGTGCCCACCGCCTTCGCGCTGGAGCGGGCGCGCAAGGCGGGCGTGCCGGCCGTGGTGGTGGACCACAAGGCGCATGCGACGAAGGCGGACTTCGAGCAGGCCCTGCGCGAGGCGCTGCGCGCGGCGAACGTGGAATGGGTGTGCCTTGCGGGGTTCATGCGCCTGTTGAGCGCGGATTTCCTGGGCCACTACGCGGGACGGGTGCTGAACATCCACCCGTCCCTGCTCCCCGCGTTCCCCGGGCTGAATGCCCAGAGGCAGGCGCTGGAGCGCGGGGTGAAGGTCGCGGGCTGCACCGTGCACTTCGTCGATGCGGGCACGGACACCGGGCCCATCATCGCGCAGGCGGCCGTGCCGGTGCTCCCGGATGATGACGAGAAGGCGCTGGGCTCGCGGATCCTCGCGGAGGAGCACCGGCTCTATCCGCTGGCCGTGCGGCTCGCGGTGACGGGCAAGGTGACGCTGGATGGGGTGCGTACCCGCGTGGAGGCACCCGCCACCGTGGGCGAGCTGGCGCTGCGCAGCCCCGGCGCCACGGTCGAGCCCCGGTGA
- a CDS encoding sensor histidine kinase: MEQERPLQHPPGSVSDSRSLRERLSSSLAKLERLSAGEDVPEAVRAELASLQGLRGELETLLKHRTLSLSHLAAGLAHEINNPLAYTTGNLEYLQQRLNSHPLPASLADECQQVLDEALEGAQHIHRVVADLRALSMGDTGVERPVDLQSVLERTLRMAASQLRHRARVVRAYAPDVPRVLGTETKLGQVALNLVLNAVQALPEGRTSEHQLTLGLREEERGVVLSITDTGPGIPTEVLPHIFDPFFTTRNEGMGMGLAICRDIVTAMGGAIRVLSTPGHGTTVEITLRRAQPARPPEAPQPERPSPRRRIEHAATACAPEPPAPRGW; encoded by the coding sequence ATGGAGCAGGAACGCCCCCTGCAGCATCCGCCAGGCTCGGTGTCGGATTCGCGGTCCCTGCGTGAACGGCTGAGCTCCTCCCTGGCGAAGCTGGAGCGCCTGAGCGCCGGTGAAGACGTGCCCGAGGCGGTCCGCGCGGAGCTGGCTTCGCTCCAGGGCCTGCGCGGTGAGCTGGAGACGTTGCTCAAGCACCGGACGCTGTCGCTCAGCCACCTCGCCGCGGGCCTCGCGCACGAAATCAACAACCCGCTCGCCTACACGACGGGGAATCTCGAATACCTCCAGCAGCGGCTGAACAGCCACCCATTGCCGGCGTCCCTCGCCGACGAGTGCCAGCAGGTGCTGGACGAGGCCTTGGAGGGTGCGCAGCACATCCACCGCGTCGTCGCGGACCTGCGGGCCCTGTCCATGGGCGACACCGGCGTCGAGCGCCCCGTGGATCTCCAGTCGGTCCTGGAACGCACGCTCCGAATGGCCGCCAGCCAGCTCCGCCACCGTGCGCGCGTGGTGCGGGCCTACGCGCCGGACGTGCCGCGCGTGCTGGGCACGGAGACGAAGCTGGGCCAGGTGGCGCTCAACCTCGTGCTCAACGCGGTGCAGGCCCTTCCGGAGGGCCGCACCTCCGAGCATCAACTGACGCTCGGCCTCCGGGAGGAGGAGCGCGGCGTGGTGCTGTCCATCACCGACACCGGCCCGGGCATCCCCACCGAGGTGCTCCCCCACATCTTCGACCCGTTCTTCACCACGCGGAACGAAGGCATGGGCATGGGGCTGGCCATCTGCCGCGACATCGTCACCGCGATGGGCGGCGCCATCCGCGTGCTCAGCACGCCGGGCCACGGCACGACGGTGGAAATCACGCTGCGGCGCGCGCAGCCCGCCCGGCCCCCGGAGGCCCCACAGCCGGAGAGGCCTTCACCGCGCCGCCGCATCGAGCACGCGGCTACGGCTTGCGCGCCGGAGCCTCCAGCGCCGCGGGGCTGGTGA
- a CDS encoding DUF523 domain-containing protein: MSEKEQGPGALHATSHEGETAPSSREQRTAALQGAPVVLVSACLLGEACRYDGRSQRSERVLAALADKDIVPICPEVASGLPVPRPPVDLCGGTGVDVWAGRATAVERAEGVDRTEAFQRGACLAFDAARRFGATVALLKEKSPSCGSQRVYESGQLRAGEGITTALLREHGVTVLSDEDL, translated from the coding sequence GTGAGCGAGAAGGAGCAAGGCCCGGGAGCGTTGCACGCGACGTCCCATGAAGGCGAAACCGCCCCGTCCTCGCGGGAGCAGCGCACCGCCGCGCTTCAAGGCGCGCCGGTGGTCCTGGTCAGCGCGTGCCTGCTGGGCGAAGCCTGCCGCTACGACGGCCGCTCACAGCGCTCCGAGCGCGTCCTCGCGGCGCTCGCGGACAAGGACATCGTGCCCATCTGCCCCGAAGTGGCTTCGGGCCTACCAGTCCCACGGCCTCCCGTGGACCTGTGCGGCGGCACCGGCGTGGACGTCTGGGCCGGGCGGGCCACCGCCGTGGAGCGGGCCGAGGGCGTTGACCGGACCGAGGCGTTCCAGCGTGGCGCCTGCCTCGCGTTCGACGCGGCCCGCAGGTTCGGGGCGACGGTAGCGCTGCTGAAGGAAAAGAGCCCTTCGTGCGGCAGCCAGCGCGTCTACGAGTCCGGCCAGCTCCGCGCGGGCGAAGGCATCACCACCGCGCTCCTTCGCGAGCACGGCGTCACCGTCCTCAGCGACGAAGATTTGTAA
- the purM gene encoding phosphoribosylformylglycinamidine cyclo-ligase, whose protein sequence is MGTTYKQSGVDIEAGDAFVERIKPHAARTLRPEVIGGVGGFGGLFALPPGKYKEPVLVAGTDGVGTKLKVAFAAGRHGTVGIDLVAMSVNDILTCGAEPLFFLDYFATGRLEVDDAAEVVKGIAQGCEQAGCALLGGETAEMPGFYARGEYDLAGFCVGVVERSAIIDGKSAQPGDALIGLPSSGLHSNGYSLARKVLLDDGKLALDSTPEGLDRPLADALLEPTRIYVKDVLALLQAVKVKGLAHITGSGIPGNLPRCLPDGTRAVLSEKTWPKPPIFDLIAKLGGVDRDEMFSTFNMGLGLILVVAKDDVAQALGVLSGRGVQAFEVGRVEAGQGEATAVVEP, encoded by the coding sequence GTGGGAACGACCTACAAGCAGTCCGGAGTGGATATCGAGGCCGGCGACGCGTTCGTCGAGCGCATCAAGCCCCATGCCGCACGCACCCTGCGCCCCGAGGTCATTGGCGGCGTCGGCGGGTTCGGCGGTCTGTTCGCCTTGCCACCTGGCAAGTACAAGGAGCCGGTGCTGGTGGCCGGCACGGACGGCGTGGGCACCAAGCTGAAGGTGGCCTTCGCCGCCGGACGCCATGGCACGGTGGGCATCGACCTGGTGGCCATGTCGGTGAACGACATCCTCACCTGTGGCGCCGAGCCGCTCTTCTTCCTCGACTACTTCGCCACGGGCCGGCTGGAAGTCGACGATGCCGCCGAGGTGGTGAAGGGCATCGCACAGGGCTGCGAGCAGGCAGGCTGCGCGCTGCTGGGCGGCGAGACGGCGGAGATGCCGGGCTTCTACGCGCGAGGCGAGTACGACCTGGCGGGCTTCTGCGTCGGCGTGGTGGAGCGGTCGGCCATCATCGACGGCAAGAGCGCGCAGCCGGGTGACGCGCTCATCGGGCTCCCCTCCTCTGGCCTGCACAGCAACGGCTATTCGCTGGCGCGCAAGGTGCTGCTGGACGACGGCAAGCTGGCCCTGGACTCGACGCCCGAGGGCCTGGACCGGCCGCTCGCGGACGCGCTGCTGGAGCCCACGCGCATCTATGTGAAGGACGTGCTGGCGCTGCTCCAGGCGGTGAAGGTGAAGGGCCTGGCGCACATCACCGGCAGCGGCATCCCGGGCAACCTGCCCCGCTGCCTGCCGGACGGCACGCGCGCGGTGCTGAGCGAGAAGACGTGGCCCAAGCCGCCCATCTTCGACCTCATCGCGAAGCTCGGTGGCGTGGACCGGGACGAGATGTTCAGCACGTTCAACATGGGCCTGGGGCTCATCCTGGTCGTGGCGAAGGACGACGTCGCCCAGGCACTGGGTGTCCTGAGTGGCCGGGGCGTGCAGGCGTTCGAGGTGGGCCGGGTGGAGGCGGGACAGGGCGAGGCCACGGCGGTCGTCGAGCCATGA
- a CDS encoding enoyl-CoA hydratase/isomerase family protein: MSDDLLLETRGAVGVVTLNRPKALNALNLGMCRTLHPALDAWAADPAIQAVVIRGAGGRAFCAGGDVRAVALSVGDASADEKGRVSREFFRAEYALNHRIHHFGKPYVSLVDGVCMGGGLGLSMHGTHRVVTEKLILAMPETALGLFPDVGGGWFLPRFPGESGTYLGLTGARCNAADAMWLGYGTHNVESARLDSVLEALVSAPWGSGAASSVVDAVLAGFHADAGTSPLSVQHAAIDRCFAAERVDDIQQALEVEGTPWAQETWGTLLRMCPTSLKVTLRQLRMGRTRDYDEMANVEYRLSQTMTARPDFREGIRSVLVDKDNKPHWKPTTLAEVTDEVVETLFAPLPGDGWTLPARG, from the coding sequence ATGAGTGACGACCTCCTGCTCGAGACGCGTGGCGCGGTAGGCGTGGTGACCTTGAACCGGCCCAAGGCGCTGAACGCGCTGAACCTGGGCATGTGTCGCACGCTGCACCCGGCGCTCGACGCCTGGGCGGCGGATCCGGCCATCCAGGCGGTCGTCATCCGGGGCGCTGGCGGACGGGCCTTCTGCGCGGGTGGGGATGTGCGCGCGGTGGCGCTGTCGGTGGGAGACGCCTCCGCCGACGAAAAAGGGCGGGTGTCGCGTGAGTTCTTCCGCGCGGAGTACGCGCTGAACCACCGCATCCACCACTTCGGCAAGCCGTACGTCTCCCTGGTGGACGGTGTCTGCATGGGCGGTGGGCTCGGGCTGTCGATGCATGGGACGCACCGGGTCGTCACGGAGAAGCTGATCCTGGCCATGCCGGAGACGGCGCTGGGGCTGTTCCCGGATGTGGGCGGTGGCTGGTTCCTGCCGCGCTTCCCGGGTGAGTCGGGGACGTACCTGGGCCTCACGGGGGCCCGGTGCAACGCGGCGGACGCGATGTGGTTGGGCTACGGCACGCACAACGTGGAGTCCGCGCGGCTGGATTCCGTGTTGGAGGCGCTGGTGTCCGCGCCCTGGGGCAGCGGCGCGGCGAGCTCGGTGGTGGACGCGGTGCTCGCGGGCTTCCACGCGGACGCCGGGACGTCCCCGCTGAGCGTGCAGCACGCCGCCATCGACCGGTGCTTCGCCGCGGAGCGCGTGGACGACATCCAGCAGGCCCTGGAGGTGGAGGGCACGCCCTGGGCCCAGGAGACGTGGGGCACGCTGCTGCGCATGTGCCCGACGAGCCTCAAGGTGACGCTGCGCCAGCTCCGGATGGGGCGCACGCGGGATTACGATGAGATGGCCAACGTGGAGTACCGGCTCAGCCAGACGATGACGGCGCGGCCGGACTTCCGCGAGGGCATCCGTTCGGTGCTCGTGGACAAGGACAACAAGCCGCACTGGAAGCCGACCACGTTGGCGGAGGTCACCGACGAGGTGGTGGAGACGCTCTTCGCGCCGCTGCCCGGGGACGGGTGGACGTTGCCCGCGCGCGGGTAG